Proteins from a single region of Pseudomonas sp. BSw22131:
- a CDS encoding TlpA family protein disulfide reductase — MARRLAAAVVLIGSVLLGGCGVDLGTDQNGKKVASERVDQHWLVVNYWAEWCGPCRTEVPELNALSQQLKDQKVSVFGVNFDGLQGEDLKTASNALGIQFTVLAQDPAEQYDLPKSEALPVTYIIDDKGKVREQLMGEQTAAGLTQKIAELKGKG; from the coding sequence ATGGCAAGGCGGTTGGCGGCAGCGGTAGTGCTTATCGGCAGTGTGTTGCTTGGCGGTTGTGGTGTGGACCTGGGCACCGACCAGAACGGCAAGAAAGTTGCCAGCGAGCGCGTGGACCAGCACTGGCTGGTGGTCAATTACTGGGCGGAATGGTGCGGCCCGTGCCGCACGGAAGTCCCGGAGCTGAACGCGCTCTCGCAGCAACTGAAGGATCAGAAAGTCAGCGTGTTCGGGGTGAACTTCGACGGGCTGCAAGGCGAAGACCTGAAAACCGCCAGCAATGCACTGGGCATTCAGTTCACGGTGCTGGCGCAGGACCCGGCTGAACAATATGACCTGCCCAAAAGCGAGGCCTTGCCGGTGACGTACATCATTGATGACAAGGGCAAAGTGCGCGAACAGTTGATGGGCGAGCAGACCGCCGCAGGCTTGACGCAGAAAATCGCAGAACTCAAGGGCAAGGGTTGA
- the arsC gene encoding arsenate reductase (glutaredoxin) (This arsenate reductase requires both glutathione and glutaredoxin to convert arsenate to arsenite, after which the efflux transporter formed by ArsA and ArsB can extrude the arsenite from the cell, providing resistance.) — MTDLTLYHNPRCSKSRGALELLEARGLAPTIVRYLETPPDAAQLRDLLSKLGIGPRQLLRTGEDEYKALGLADPSLSDDQLIATLAANPKLIERPILIAGDKAVIGRPPEKILEILP; from the coding sequence ATGACCGATCTGACGCTTTATCACAACCCGCGCTGCTCCAAATCCCGTGGCGCGCTGGAACTGCTTGAAGCCCGCGGCCTGGCCCCGACCATCGTCCGCTATCTCGAAACCCCGCCTGACGCCGCGCAATTGCGTGATCTGCTGAGCAAGCTCGGCATCGGCCCGCGCCAGTTGCTGCGCACCGGCGAAGACGAATACAAGGCGCTTGGCCTTGCCGACCCGAGCCTGAGCGATGACCAACTGATCGCCACCCTGGCCGCCAACCCCAAACTCATCGAACGCCCGATTCTGATCGCGGGCGACAAAGCGGTCATCGGCCGCCCACCGGAAAAAATCCTGGAGATCCTGCCGTGA